From one Dermacentor silvarum isolate Dsil-2018 chromosome 3, BIME_Dsil_1.4, whole genome shotgun sequence genomic stretch:
- the LOC119446728 gene encoding nucleolar and coiled-body phosphoprotein 1 encodes MESPTKASTVNGTLQKTAKHQDMRLETGVEGNGYDRAETIEDIISELNATAKKDAPLSEAPADVMLHGDGQQSIDSEDRCDPTTDSKASSSGNVDGGKRDSTPASTREEAKSAAVSTDVSVSAEGENIVASHASEIDSEDARKVENASNGDSDQPLEGEKASECLNTLETDAKEQSVNECNDKETTKAVPDLTEADDGSNEVITSDIKVPDEAVMSPRRTARQRTVSLKLAESATSSPSRKRRHGSEGSDASSIDTPPSKQESKQGCITSDSEVDVPLAKRRCRKLSAEGGVTKATVKTNRLTSDSEGDSPLKKLKRSPKLANRLASSNGDSPLAKRMRNPKLASKVTSESESDSPLIRRKGSAKLAKKIPEHSQTRKGDVQSVEPPSRKKSKKNLLQEFPEDKGAVKSDNDRPDLQSSEQNSTKRGKPTDTKRAQNLANKAKRKAVREEHPLSSTLVNHSTHEDREESCGVSKPKKAKDEAGSSTEGVLDSSGAASAMVGKKKRLVKSKELKNDSSIGLNVGDIGGSGDTRADEKGSSFPEQNSFAQSAGAVSSWSSSHFKASDHHLQKSIQLSLKDWAPSARPSYLTIEVPSVNARRMWGPGFSRQRPTVVFGGCDPLNTYVNVDGVRVLLLQWQKVSNIIPTIRLTDIFQCFKHM; translated from the coding sequence ATGGAGTCGCCAACGAAGGCCAGCACGGTCAACGGCACGCTGCAAAAGACCGCTAAGCATCAGGACATGAGACTGGAAACCGGCGTCGAAGGTAATGGCTACGACCGCGCTGAAACGATTGAAGATATCATATCGGAGCTGAACGCCACGGCCAAGAAAGACGCACCGCTGTCTGAAGCACCTGCCGACGTAATGTTGCACGGTGATGGACAACAATCCATTGATTCTGAGGACCGGTGCGATCCGACTACTGATTCGAAGGCTTCTTCATCCGGCAATGTAGACGGCGGCAAACGGGACAGCACACCGGCTTCCACACGTGAAGAAGCCAAGTCAGCGGCTGTATCGACAGACGTTTCGGTCTCAGCAGAAGGTGAGAACATTGTAGCGTCACACGCAAGTGAAATTGATTCAGAGGATGCCAGAAAAGTAGAAAACGCATCCAACGGCGATAGTGATCAGCCTCTAGAAGGCGAGAAAGCGTCGGAATGCCTAAACACACTTGAAACTGACGCAAAAGAACAATCTGTAAATGAATGCAATGACAAAGAGACAACCAAGGCTGTCCCGGATTTGACGGAGGCAGATGATGGTTCAAACGAGGTGATCACTAGTGATATAAAGGTACCAGATGAGGCTGTAATGTCACCCCGTAGGACTGCCCGCCAGAGAACGGTCAGTCTGAAGCTGGCAGAAAGCGCCACTAGCAGTCCCAGTCGCAAACGTCGCCATGGCAGTGAAGGTTCTGATGCATCTTCTATTGATACACCTCCTTCAAAGCAAGAATCAAAACAAGGTTGCATTACATCAGACAGCGAAGTTGATGTTCCTCTTGCAAAAAGGAGGTGCAGAAAGTTAAGTGCTGAGGGTGGTGTTACCAAGGCCACAGTGAAAACCAACAGGCTTACTTCAGACAGTGAAGGTGACAGCCCTCTTAAAAAACTGAAGCGCAGTCCCAAACTTGCAAACAGGCTTGCTTCAAGTAATGGTGACAGCCCCCTTGCAAAAAGAATGCGCAATCCCAAACTTGCAAGCAAGGTTACTTCAGAGAGTGAAAGTGACAGCCCACTAATAAGAAGGAAGGGCAGTGCCAAACTTGCAAAGAAAATACCTGAGCATAGTCAAACAAGGAAAGGCGATGTACAGTCTGTGGAGCCTCCTAGTAGGAAGAAATCTAAAAAGAACCTATTGCAAGAATTCCCGGAAGATAAAGGAGCAGTGAAAAGTGACAATGACAGGCCAGATCTGCAAAGTTCTGAGCAGAACAGCACCAAAAGAGGCAAGCCCACAGACACTAAAAGGGCACAAAACTTGGCAAACAAGGCTAAGAGAAAAGCTGTTCGTGAAGAACATCCACTGAGCAGCACGCTTGTCAATCACAGTACACATGAAGATCGTGAGGAGTCATGCGGCGTTTCCAAGCCAAAAAAGGCCAAAGACGAGGCTGGCAGCAGCACTGAGGGCGTTCTGGACAGCAGTGGTGCAGCATCTGCTATGGTCGGCAAAAAGAAGAGGCTCGTGAAATCTAAGGAACTGAAGAATGACAGCTCTATCGGTCTGAATGTCGGAGACATTGGTGGCAGTGGTGACACTCGTGCAGATGAGAAAGGGAGCAGTTTTCCTGAACAGAACAGCTTTGCTCAATCAGCTGGAGCTGTGTCATCGTGGTCATCAAGCCATTTTAAAGCCTCTGATCATCATCTTCAGAAATCCATTCAATTAAGCCTTAAAGACTGGGCGCCATCTGCCAGACCATCCTATTTGACTATTGAAGTTCCATCAGTTAATGCAAGGAGGATGTGGGGCCCCGGTTTCAGTCGCCAAAGGCCAACCGTTGTATTTGGTGGATGTGACCCCCTGAATACATACGTAAATGTAGACGGTGTTCGTGTTCTGCTACTTCAGTGGCAGAAGGTCTCAAATATCATCCCAACCATTCGCCTTACTGACATCTTTCAGTGCTTCAAACATATGTGA